The nucleotide window ATTTATTTTTGCGTGATTAACTACTATCAAAGTACTCGATGATGTGCAGAATATTGTATAAAGAAGGGTCAACAATATGTCGTACCAAATTGATGTAGTACAATAGGTTGTGTTTGGTGACAATAGATTAATTAATTACATGGCATTTGACAATGCAACTTTTTAATGCTTCAAAAACATTTAATTTACAGAATGCACACGAGCCACGAGTTTTGCTTCGGTACACCTCCCTTACAAGTTTGCATGAATATTAATGTTATTTAAAACGGCTATAGTCACATTAGCCTGGAGATCAAATGTATTGTTAATAGATTGATTTGAATACAATTTTTTGATTCAAGGAATCTCCACCTTTAATCTTTATCGAATTGAAATCTGTAAGCTTTTCTAGGGAGTATACTGAAGCAGAGTTCATACCCCCTAAAATCATTAATTaataaataaaacaaaactaTTAGTAGTACAAACAGACCATGACCACACGGCGGGTCATTCAATCAGAGAAGAAAACACAACATGAGCTCAAATACAGCATACAGACTACCAGTTCTGGCCACAGCTGCTAAACAGTTCCTTCAttcctccgtccgggtttattacTGGTGTAGTTAAATTTCTAGTCAAATTTAGGCTCAAATTTCAAAGGACTAATAAACCCACAAAGAGTTAATACATGTAAGCAGTGCCTAAGCTCAACCACAGTTTGCCAAACATGACTCATAAATAGTCTGGACGCTTACATAGCATGAGTTCTTGTTAATGGACATAATTAGCTCTACATCTTAAACACACTAATGGGATGGGAACACTCAATAGTAGATGCACTTCAACTCAGTTGCCAAAGAACAACAGATCAGACTTTGTTGCCATTGGGGACCAACCAACAATGAACTGCACCGTGCAGAAGCCAAGGTTGCAAATGCCGATACTTGTGAGAGACTTTTTGGGCCTGAATTCAACACGATCTGAATGACCAAAACCTTCCTTTGAGTAGGCTTCCATAGAAACCGTAAGCATTCCCTGACGTTCCACGCAAACAACACCTCTTTGAAGGGTAACACGGCCGTCAGGAGCCACTTGCAACGGTTCTTCTCCAGAGTCAAGCAGCAGAATGTCCTCATCAATGGCAGTAGTACGGGCAACCACACGACCTCTAGAATCATCAGGCCATGACCCTTCAATAATATCAGCAGAGATAATAGTTGCTACAACCGTTCTGGCAAGTAGCGCAGAGGTGACCTCTATAGTGGAAAAATTGCCGTCCCAACGACGACAGGCAAGCTCACCATAACATCCAAAACCATGTGAATATTCAAACCATCGCGCCATCAGTGTTTCATCTTCACACTCTGTTGTGCCCTTCACTTGTAGTTGAATCTCAAAGTCAACAGGGTCGATCAGCACAATCGGGCGACACGGGCCAGTCAACTTCAAAAATGAATCCTGCAAGCCCCATTTGTTACAAGTCAGTGGAACATATCCAAATAGTAATCGACCATCCTAGAGTCAGTATCTTTTCATATTTGGACAATGTGACCACCACCTGGAAGCACTCATCCTAGTCagatgcatgtgtccatgtctgAGCAACACAGGCACCACCACCTTGGATAAAACTGGGGTGGATTCAGCATTACTGTTTTGTGTACACGCTTTAATAGGTAGAGGATGCACAGTAGGTACTTTGGTAGTTCATGGTTGAAATTATACACTATTCCATAAAACATTGCAAGAGAGACTGTCATAAAAGATACCACGTCACTCTGTAGAGGAAAGCGAGGTAGACTAGACTAACGTTAGCACATAAGCATAGTGGAAAAGCTAACCTAGAAAAAGCTACCATAAGCATTTCCTagatcttgaggtaggcgtaggaATGAATCCTGGAAGCAAACAGGAAGAATGCAGGAAGCAACTCACACCATTTTAGCCATATTATGGAAACCATTTCCCACATTAACCATGCGGCCtgtattttaaatttgaaaatgAAACAGAGTAACCGAATTAACAAGCGACCACCCATCCCTTCTCCACCCATATGCAGGCAGCCAAAAAGATTCTCAACTTGGCCTGAGTCTACAGATGCAGGTCAAGTCTTGATGAGGGAGATGCCCTTAGTATGGAAAAGATATGGAAGTGCAGATGGCAATTTTTATTTTAGTAACAGTAGCAAGAGAACCAAGAAGAAAAAATACCTGTTGAGTGAAAATTTGGGGGTCATCCCTTGTACGGCTGAACAGAAGGTTGCGATTGTGATCCACGGTGTCTCGAGCGGCAATGAAGCCATATACCTCCACTGGCCACCTGATTTTCCACTCTTCATTCTCCATGACTTGGATGGAGAAGATCTGCAAGAAAGCGCAGGGACCAACATGTGCTGGGATGGTTCCGTATGTATAAAGTATGGGAGTCATAAACGCTGCAGACAAGCAAAGGGAAAGATACAACTAATTAGCTCTTGTCACGTTAAGGCCAGAGATCTAAAACTGAGCAAAAAAAGATCTCCTTTCTAGTTTATGACTAAGTACTTTCTCCGTCCAGAATTAGTTGACGCTCaaacggatgtatctagcactgaaatacgtctagatacatccgtttgaGCATCAACTAATtccgaatggagggagtagaagaCAAAAAATCCAAGGTACGCACAAGCAAGCTACAGGTAAGGAACAATGTGATTTGCTTGAGACATAATAGAGTAAGATGAAAAGTAGATTACTGTAGTTTTCCAAAGAACCACATGCGCGGCTCCAAAGATGTTCCCAGGAAGAACGGCATGTAGCCATGAACCTTTCCTCGTTCGCCAACATCTCCCTGTACGATCCGCCTCCAACTCGCTTGGGACTAAAGATTGTGTTGTTCTTTGCTTGTTTCTCGATCCCACCATGCATTGATTCTTGTATTTCTGTAGCATCAAGCTGTTGCTCTGAGAATGAATCAACAAGTTCTTGTACTGCTTGTGCTGATGGTGGCTGAGCAGTATCTCCGACATGTTCATCACACCTGAAAGGGGACAAGCTTGATGAGTAAGATATTGTATATTTAGCACTAAATATAGACTGTATTATTCTCGACGGTGATTCTGGTATGACAAGTTCAGTGCTCTCAGGAAAGAAGGAAAAGGTGAGCGGGAGAGGAAGGAGGCGGGGGCGTTACAGCATGCTCGCCGCGGCGGCGTCCTTGGTGGCCTGCACGGCAGCCAGGTCGCTCCTCGTGGCGGCGATGCCGCCTCCCGCCTCCGCCGACTCCATTCGGGCGGGGCGCGGCTCGGCGAATCGGTCGGGCGCCGGTGGCAGGGCGCGTCCGGGACGGGGCGCCGGGATGGGAGGGAGGGGAGTGCCGACGCGGTGCTTGCAGGAGAGGCGACGGGGGGCCGGAGGAAGAGGAAACACGGCGGAGTGGTGGAGATGGGCCCCCGACCTAGCCTCCTGACGGATGTGTAAAACTGGGCCGAGCGTTTTGCCCGCCTGAGGCCCAAACAACAACACAGGCCTCCGGACCAGAACTCTTCTCCCCatcaaaaaaagaaaagaaaaaaggacCAGAACTCTTCTCCCTTCCGTCTATGAAGTATGGACATGTTCACCTAAAAAAAGTACCCATAAAAAAAGTCTATGAAGTATGGACATATGGCACGCTGTATGTGCGGAACCACGGGTGGGATGAAAGTTTAGTGTTTGAGGAACAACCGCCGCCACCGAGATACATTCAGTCCCTTCGCCTTTCCCTTCAACTACCATCTTAGCGCTGAGAGGTGAGGGACCTCATATAGTCTAGAATTTTATGGTCTTAGTTGGCATCTACCGGTGGTTGTGGGTTGTGGTCTTCGTCGGCATCTAAAGCATGGAGGCGATGTTGGAGAAGCTCATCATGGTGTACCCGGTGCCATGAAGATCCCATGTTGTCTCAGCGTTGCCCCGAGGATGTCGGCGAACGGGTAGGTGAAATCTCTAGCATTATCTTTGGGCTCGCCTTGCCGATGATGAAGCTATTCTAAGAtgagaaaaataaaaataagatAATGTACGGTCTGTGCATGTCGATAATGTCACTCACCCTTCTTTGAACAATCGGATGGGGACGAAGTGGAGAACGGTGGTGAGCTGATGGAGGGTGAAAAGCATGAGCTAGTCAAGACCGTCGTCAATGGCCACCTTAACCAGcgacatcatcatcatcatcatcatcatcgtcgcaCCACGCCGAGCCCTATCATTACCACCACCGGTAGAAACATATCGCTCCTCTTTGTTCACTCATGTGTCGCTCGACCTACGTGAATAAGGGTGAAAACATGGGCGGGGGAGATCCACGCCAGCAACTATCCACTTTGTCGACCACCGCCGTTGCATGAGCTTGACGGTGCATGCTCGGCACCTCTCCGCTTGTTTGCTATTGCCACCTCTCTCTCCTCTCATGTATTGCCGTCGCCTGCCAGTCTCCGTGATGTCCTGATGATGTCTCTGTGTGATGTGTCATACTTATGTTTCGGTTAATGTTTTAATGGAGCTTACATTCTTAGTTTTCTCTTGCTAATGCTCCAAAATATCTATGTACTATTTCGTGTTTTGCCTCCTGCCATGTGCGAACAAGTATCTTGGTGCCAGCTTGAACATAAGATGACACACAATGATAAGCTTGCCTTTGTTTATGTCTGAGTGTATGTTCTCTGTAGTGTTAATGCCTAAAAGCCAGGAAGCCATGAACCCTTTATTAGCATCCACACTTAGTCATGTTGAAGTATCTACCTGCTAAAACTTATTATCAATTTGTGATGTTGAGGCGTCAttctttttgttgttgttgtataTTGTTCAAATGTTTTTTGTCCGCTTCCGATCCGCCGCCCCTCCATTACTGTATCATGTCTGTTTTCATTATATTCCGGTGTATTTGTATTTGTTTCCACAAATGTACCGCTTCTGATTCTGAAAAAATAAATATGGAATAGGATATGGTATGATCATTATTCATCCGAATCTGATCCGGTTTCGCCCCTACAAAACCCTAGAGCGAAGCACTTGAGTGGGGTGGTTCTTTTCAGAGAacgatggctttattgaccaaacAATAATACTAGCTAATTGTATGTGCATTGCAACGTACGGGCCATACATATTCTCTAGTGGTTCAACACCAATCATgtctaaaataatttttttgaTCGAGCGAACACTTTTCTACGAGAGAGGAAACCTTATTCTTTTCTTATAGGTAGTATGCAATCGAGATAGAGATAGATATGGGACATTTAATCGCTTAGTGTCGAATAGAGCATCTGTCTAGTAGGATTAAATTATTTGAATGAATGGATGTAATGCATTCATACACTCATAGTGGAATGGATGAAAATGAATGGAGTGTCTACCTGGTACGATTAAACAACTGATCCTTTATTGATTGATTAATTAGTGAATAAAACAAAGAAAGGTCCTTGTGGATAAAAACATTTCACGTATGAGCCTGAAATTACCGGAAAGTCTGTCAGTAAATATGGAAGTTCGCTAACGTTAgtcctcctttggttcataggataggaatattacaggaataggaaaatcataggaagtgagatgacatgcatctcaattcctatagagaaggagatgtcatttgatgcataggataggaattttttcATTGAGAGTCTTCTAGAGCTAATgtttttttcctccaaaatgtgaaggattgattcctatcctacataggaataggaatccatttcTACAAACCAAAGGGTTTCAAAGGAAATTTTCctttgcaaatcctatcctatagaaatcctatgaaattcctacaaaccaaaggaggccgGTCAAGTGAGATCTAATGTTGGTTGTCAAGTGTATCACAGCACATTGGAATCTCGTGCGTCTCTGCGAACATTGGTGACCCAtttaaggcctcctttggttcatagagTAGGAAAATTATAGGAATAGAAAAgtcataggaaatgagatgacatgcatctcaaatcctatgagtaggaataggaaaggagaTGTCCTTTGTTTCAActtataggatttttttcattgagtctaggctaatgtttattttcctatgaaatgtgaaggataggaagagttcctccataggaataggattctattcctacaaaccaaagagctctataggaatttttcctataaaaatcctaccctatgaaattcctacaaaattcctccaaaccaaaggaggcctaaaaAGGAGAAAAGACCGCATTCTTCCGTTGGCTCAAAAGGTTTTTCAGTTTCACAGAAAAAGGCGTGCTATAAAGAGGGGTTGCTATGATGAGGGAGTTGGGAAACACATTTCAATCATATACATTTTATTTCCCAAATATGCCACCAAATAGGAAGAGTTTTTCCAAGTTGAGAATGGAGAGGAACCCCACCACCTCTATGTGATCCCGATGCCTTGGGCCCCCGGGTGCCCGAAGTAGGGGCTCCTCCCTGTGGCCGGTCTGGGTGGCCGGGTCCTTGCCCTCTATGCGGGAAATGGTCATTTTTcactaggggggggggggggggggtgtatAAACCCGCCCCTCCCCCCTTCTTCCACCTTGCTCCTGAATCTTTCCCAAGCTTTGCTCCACCATTCTCAAACCCTAAAAGTTTGAGATCTCCTCCCCCATCCACCCAAACATACCGTTTCTTTGGGTATTACTACATAGAGGAGGTGGCCAATTCAAAGTACTTTTTGTTCGCAATTTTGGAAGGGGGGGCCATGACCCCGTTCATGCTCGAGTAGAGTAGTAATTTTGGAAGGGGAATACTCGTGTGAGATCTCACACTAGGTGAGATCTATAAGACCGATTCTTTTAAAAAAAATACATGTCCAAACATTCTCAAATTTTTTGTAGACACGTATCAAAAAGTTTCAGCTCCTAATTCAACTTACATTAATagaaacaaaaaagacaaaattgGAAGTGTCAAAGTACCATTCACCCAAAACTGCTACTATTCACATTTGAATCTGTCTTTTTGAGTCTCAAAATGTAAGTTGTGTTTTGAGCTGATTTTGTTCAGCATACCCCACATGAATGTTGTTAAataatttcagattttttttgaaaCGTCTAAATATGACATTTTGGAGTTGATCTCACAATCTCACCTAAAAGTGAGATCTCATACAAGTCTCCCCCGATCAGAGACTGGCCGCACCTGCTAATATATGAGCAGTTTGCCAAAAGCTGAACCATAGTGTGTCACTTGGCACTTCACCAAACATGACATGACCTTTAAATAGTCTGGACACTAGACATAACATGATTTCTAAACAGTTTGGACACTTGATCAATCATAACTTGTTAATTAGCTGGACATCTACAGCATACTACTGGGATGGGAACACCAAACTGATGCAGTTGAACTCAGTTGCCATCGTACATCAGATCATACTTTGTTGCCATGGGGGACCAACCAACAATAAACTGCACCGTGCAGAAACCAAGGTTGCAAGTACCATTACTTGTGAGGGATTTTTGGGGCTTGAATTCAACGCAATCTGCACGACAAGTACCTGCCTCTGAGTAGGCTTCCACGGAAACCGTGAGCATTCCCTCATGTTCCACACAAACAACACCCCTTTGAAGGACAATACGACCATCTGGATTCACTTGCAGACGTCCTTCTCCAGAATCAAGCAGCACAAAATCCTCATCTATGTCAGCAGTACGGGCAACCACACGACCTCTATAATCAACAGGCCATGGCCCTTTAATAACATCAGCAGAGATGATAGTGGCTGCAACCGTTCTGGAAAGTAGCGCAGAGGTGATCTCTAGTGTGCAAAAATTACCGGCCCAACGACGACAGGCAAGCTCACCATATTCTCCAAAACCATATCCATATTCAAACGATCGAGCAATCAATGTTTCATCTTCACACTCTGTTCTGCCCTTCACTTTTAGTTGAATCTCAAAGACAACAGGGTCAATCAACGCAATTGGGCGACACGGGCCAGTCAATTGCAAAAATGAATCCTGCAAGCATCATTTGTTACATGTCCAAATTAGTAATTGACCACCCTAAAAAGTCAGTTTGTTTTCACAGTTACACAATGTTGTGACAACCACACCTGCCAGCACTCAGACACCCGCGTCTTTTTCCCTTTTTTGGATTTGAGATTGCTGTTCATGCCTGACTGACACTTGGGACACCTAAACGGCTTAATCCTAAATCAGATCCATGTGTCCATGCCTGAGCAACACAGGTACCACCACCTTGGATAAAACTGGGGTGGATTCAGCCTATAGTTGTGCGCTCACACTTTAATAGGCAGAGGACGCACAATAGGCTCTTTGGTAGTTCATGGTTGAAATTATATACTGTTAAACAGTTGACAGAGTAGGATGTATTTATTCCAAAACATTATTTGTATTTTAAATCTGAAAATGAAACCCGACTTAACAAGCGGCCGACCATCTCCTCTGCACCCATATGCAGGCAGCCAAAAAAAGGCTTCTTAGCTCGGCCCTGTGTCTACAGATACAGGTCAAGTCTGGATGAGGAAAATAACCTTAGTACGGAAAAGACACACAGGTGCAGAGAACAATACTAGATTATGTTAAGTTAGTAACGGCAGCATGAGaattaagaagaagaaaaattaCCTGTTGAGTGAGAATTTGGGGGTCATCCCTTGTCTGTCTGAACAGAAGGTTGCGATTACGATCCAAATTGTCTCGAGCGGCAATGAAGCCATATACCCCCACTGGCCACCTGATTCTCCACATTTCATTCTCCATGACTTTGATGGAGAAGATCTGCAAGAAGCTGAAGGGGCCAGCATATGCTGGGATGGTTCCATATGTATAAAGTATGGGAGTCACAAAGGCTGCAGCCaaacaaagggaaagatacaagtAATTAGCTCTTGTCACGTCTCTTAATTCAGGCCAAAAATATATAACTGACCAAAAAAGATCCCCTTTCTAGTTAATTACTCTACTAAGCAAGCTTTAGGTAAGGAACAATGTAATCTACTCAAGACATAATAGAGTAAGAAGAAAAGGAGAGCATGAGTCATATAAGTAGATTACTGTAGTCTTCGAAGGAACCACACTTGCCACCCCAAGTGTATTCCCAGAAACGACGGTATGAAACCACATCTTCTTCCTCGTCCGTCAACATCTCCCTGTATGATCTGCATAACCCAACTTGCTTGGGGCTAAAGATTGTGTCGTTCTTTGCTTGTTCCTCGATCCCACCATGCATCGATTTTGTTTTTGTGGCATCAAGCTTTTGATCTGAGAATGAATCAACTAGTTCTTGTGCTGATGGTGGCTGAACAGTATGTCCGACATGTTCATCACACCTGAAAGGGAACAAGCTCCAAGAGTAAGATGGTATTTTAGCCACTGAAAAAAATATAGCGAGGCCCTTCTCCATATGCTACACAAGTTATAGCGCGCTAATTGCATGCTATATTTCAAAATAGTGTTTGCAAAAAAAAAAGTGCTGAATATATCAAATATAAAGTATTTCAGCAACTAAATTTTTCCTAGGAGCAATACATGCACAAGGGCCAAATCCAAGGCATGAACAGAACAAGTCAAATAGTTtgaatatactccctccgttctaaattactcgtcgtggttttagttcattgaactaaaaccacgacgagtaatttggaacggagggagtagtttctAACATCAACAACCACAATTTCAAGAGTCTCTAACATCAATAGCTCAGTACACTATCAATGCCTACTGAGAACTGAATGCCCACTCAGGCAACTTTTTTTTTTTGCTTTCCGGTAAGATGATATAGGCTCACGTACATATGCTCATTTTACTTTTTCTACTACAGTTTCAGGAAGCTGTGCTTTTTGTAGAGCAAGAACATCTGAGCTCCTTCCTTTGCATGATGTTGCTTAGTTAATAGGAGAGCTCACACCTGCGCTAACAACAAATAGTAATACTGCCATTTAACCATGCTCAAGAGCTATTTACCAGTTCAACAGTTCTGCTATCCTACTAATTTCACAGCTTGAGTTCAGTACAGAGTAGAGAGTATAAGTATAACACAAGCTACACTTTATAGAGAAGAAAATAATTAACTATACTGTACTTTTTTGCATGTTTTCCATTAGTGTATGATTACAAAGTCAGAACAAACTTGTGGCCTGACAGGTGACAACTCAGCTAGAGCAAATAGTGTATATACAGTTAATTGGTCAAAACCACAAACCATATTCAGGCTATCAGCATCTTTCTATGGATATGCAGGGGATCTCCTTCTGAAGCCCAGTTTCCTTTGGTGGTGCTCTTGCCGGCAGCCCAACGGGGGACGGAGATACCCTGCTTCTGAATCCCGTTATCCTTTGGTCTGGTGGTTCTCTTGCCGGCGGCACAGCATGACACGGGGAGGGCAGGGAGATGGCGCGGAGGAGAAGCGGGCACTACCTGGTGGCTGAATGCGTGGCTGACATCACCCACGCCCTGCTACTGCTAGGCTGGAGTCGAACTGCAGGAAGACGTCGCCGCGAGAGGGTGCTGCTGCTACCGTGAGAAGAACTTGCCGCCGCAGCTCCCGACCAGATTGTTGCCGCCGCCTCCGCTCACGTCCAGTTGTTGCCGCCGCCGCTCAGCTCGGGTGGGAAGGGGAGAAGTTGAGAGCGAGGGTTGCGTTGGGTCCGTTCGTGTGAGAAAAGGTTGCGGCCGAGTGGCGGTCTCGGCTTTTTGGGCCCGCTGGGCTGTGCTGCCG belongs to Triticum urartu cultivar G1812 chromosome 7, Tu2.1, whole genome shotgun sequence and includes:
- the LOC125522018 gene encoding uncharacterized protein LOC125522018, with the protein product MSATHSATRCDEHVGHTVQPPSAQELVDSFSDQKLDATKTKSMHGGIEEQAKNDTIFSPKQVGLCRSYREMLTDEEEDVVSYRRFWEYTWGGKCGSFEDYTFVTPILYTYGTIPAYAGPFSFLQIFSIKVMENEMWRIRWPVGVYGFIAARDNLDRNRNLLFRQTRDDPQILTQQDSFLQLTGPCRPIALIDPVVFEIQLKVKGRTECEDETLIARSFEYGYGFGEYGELACRRWAGNFCTLEITSALLSRTVAATIISADVIKGPWPVDYRGRVVARTADIDEDFVLLDSGEGRLQVNPDGRIVLQRGVVCVEHEGMLTVSVEAYSEAGTCRADCVEFKPQKSLTSNGTCNLGFCTVQFIVGWSPMATKYDLMYDGN